The stretch of DNA TTACAACACGCGGTGCCGGAAGTGCCCTTGAAGGCTCGACTATCCCCAGTAGTGGAGGTATAGTCCTTGATGTCAGCCGTATGACCGACATTATCGATTACTGGCCAGATGATTTGCAAGTGCGTGTACAACCGGGTATTATCTACGATGACCTGAATAAGTACTTAAAGAACGACGGACTTTTCTTCCCTCCTTCTCCGGGCGGGTCCGGGGATATTGCTACTGTAGGCGGCATGGTCTCCACCAATGCCAGCGGTATCTATTCGGTCAAGTATGGCGGTACCCGTGAGTATGTACTGGAGTTGGAGATAGTGACTGGCACCGGGCAGATTGTCAAACTTGGCAACCGCGCTATCAAACGTTCCAGCGGTTATAACCTGGTCGATCTCATGACCGGCTCCGAAGGCACTCTGGGGGTAATTACATCGGTGACGATCAGGCTGGCCGGTCTGCCAGAGGGGCGGCATCAAACAGCCTTTGTCTTCGAGACCGAGATCGAAGCCTCTCGAGCCGTCTCTGAGATGCGTCGCTATGGCCTTGACCTGGCTGCTATCGAGTTCCTTGATCGAGCCGTCATTCGTGCCCTGAATCAACTCAAACAGTATGGCTTGAAGGAAGCCCCCTCTCTCTTTCTGGAGTTCCATGGTCCCAAAGAAGTACTTCATTCCAACGCTGAATTGGCGGAAGAACTCTGCACTGAACATGGTGGTTCACGCCTGACCCTTGGCGACAATCAAAGCCCCTGGGAAATCCGCCACTGGACTACTGAAGCCATCAAACACGCCCGACCGGGCTATACTATTTTGCGCAACGATGTAGCTTTCCCGATTTCCCATCTCCCTGAGATAGTTGCTTTCTGCCACAAGATCGCGCGTGAGAATGACATCACAATGCACACTTTTGGGCACGTGGGTCTTGGGCTGTTACATGCACTAATTCTGGCCCGTCGTGACAATAAAGAAGAATGGACACGCGCCTGTGAAGTGAATGACCAAATCATTCGCAAAACTCTGGAGTTCGAGGGCACAATTTCCGGTGAGCATGGAATTGGTCTTGGGCACAAAGACTTGTTTGAGACCGAACATGGTGCGGCCGTAGAACTAATGAGAAGAATAAAACTGCAGTTCGACCCGCACTCGATTCTGAATCCGGGCAAGATATTTGATGTCGAAGATGTTTCTTGAGGGACTTGACGCTGGCCGATCGGTTTTGTATTATTGGCCCTGTTTGGAACCATTCAATCTTGGTTACCATATAAGGATAGATTATGAGAAACGCGTTCGTAGTGACATTATTGATACTAATTGCCGGTAATGGCGTACACGCTGAGGCTGTGCTTGAAGTCCCCATGAAATCGCACAACTTCGGTTCGTTGCCCAAGAACTGTATGCTGACCCATTCTTTCTGGTTAAAATCAATCGGTGACGATACCGTCAGCATTGACGAAATCAAGACAGGTTGCTCCTGTGCTATTACCAGGATGGAGAGTGATCGGATGGCTCCCGGTGACAGTCTTGAAATGGAGATTGAGTGGGACATCAGCAAGTACAGAAGCTCCCTCTCCCGATCAATCCGAATCTTTTACAACGGTCGTACCAAGCCACTGCGAATATCTATGAAGGGGCAAGTAGTCCAGCAACCCGACTCACTTCGCCCCATATCGGTTTCTCCGTTCCGTTTCGAGTTGGCATCCACAACCCAAAAGAGCATTGACAGCATTGGATTCGTGATGACCAATCATACCGACCGTGATCTGAGTTTGCGAAACATCTCAGGCGATTTCGATCAATGTGTGGTAATCTTACCGTCAATTGTCCCGGCTATGTCCACAGCAACCGGTTATATTAGACTTAATCCTGAATACGTCGATCAGGAATTCCAAACCTCGATGACAATATCGGTCGATAATTTACGCAAAACTAACTTCACTATCCCGATCAGAAGGAAATTCTATCATTAAATTACTTTCAAATCGGGCGAAAATAGATATATTGAACAGAGTAGTTCTTGAAGACATATTGGAGGATGATTGAACGGATTATGAAACAGTCTAAGTTGTTAATGTTCTTCTTGGTAGCCTTAATGCTTCTGGCTTGCTCAACTTGGAGTGCGCCCAGATTGACGATCCTCGAATCCGATTTCAATTTTGGATTCGTTCCGCAGCACTCAAAGATCTCTCATGATTTTTGGCTGATGTCAACCGGAGACGACGAACTTAAAATTCTCAAAGTGGTCCCTGGCTGAGGATGCACCAAAGCGCCGTTGGAAAAGACGGTGATAGCTGTCGGTGACAGCTCAAAATTAGAAATTATTTTTCATACCAAGACCTACAAGTCAAAAATGACCAAGCGGCCCAAGATTCAGACCAATGAAGGTCCGCCTGACAAAAGGGTAACCATAACTGTTAATGTTACTCCACGTCCCGATTCGACTTACCCGATTCGAATGCAGCCATACAAGCTGGACCTTTCGCAACTCAGTGACAAGGTTATTGATGAAATCGCATTCACGATTAAGAATGTTTCGGAAGAGGTGGTAGACCTCACTATGATTTCATACAGTGCCGCGATGTTTGACGTGGATCTGCCCGAGACGATTGACCCCGGGAAAACC from Candidatus Zixiibacteriota bacterium encodes:
- a CDS encoding FAD-binding oxidoreductase, with translation MHNTDTFLNKLALLVPDDQFSVQADQLAVAAEDESTLPGVTPLAVVWALSTDEITAIVKLCFETDTPVTTRGAGSALEGSTIPSSGGIVLDVSRMTDIIDYWPDDLQVRVQPGIIYDDLNKYLKNDGLFFPPSPGGSGDIATVGGMVSTNASGIYSVKYGGTREYVLELEIVTGTGQIVKLGNRAIKRSSGYNLVDLMTGSEGTLGVITSVTIRLAGLPEGRHQTAFVFETEIEASRAVSEMRRYGLDLAAIEFLDRAVIRALNQLKQYGLKEAPSLFLEFHGPKEVLHSNAELAEELCTEHGGSRLTLGDNQSPWEIRHWTTEAIKHARPGYTILRNDVAFPISHLPEIVAFCHKIARENDITMHTFGHVGLGLLHALILARRDNKEEWTRACEVNDQIIRKTLEFEGTISGEHGIGLGHKDLFETEHGAAVELMRRIKLQFDPHSILNPGKIFDVEDVS
- a CDS encoding DUF1573 domain-containing protein — protein: MRNAFVVTLLILIAGNGVHAEAVLEVPMKSHNFGSLPKNCMLTHSFWLKSIGDDTVSIDEIKTGCSCAITRMESDRMAPGDSLEMEIEWDISKYRSSLSRSIRIFYNGRTKPLRISMKGQVVQQPDSLRPISVSPFRFELASTTQKSIDSIGFVMTNHTDRDLSLRNISGDFDQCVVILPSIVPAMSTATGYIRLNPEYVDQEFQTSMTISVDNLRKTNFTIPIRRKFYH
- a CDS encoding DUF1573 domain-containing protein: MTKRPKIQTNEGPPDKRVTITVNVTPRPDSTYPIRMQPYKLDLSQLSDKVIDEIAFTIKNVSEEVVDLTMISYSAAMFDVDLPETIDPGKTVKAELKLTDDGRNSSFEKSFTLELNDQRKTRFTVPVKRTLRNTVGQQSKIRKLDRGK